A section of the Streptomyces sp. Je 1-369 genome encodes:
- a CDS encoding enhanced serine sensitivity protein SseB C-terminal domain-containing protein — translation MSASGTAAAGQQVEQLLRQVTPGRYDAYEALLRALAADQVWMLLWHGQAGSPDAQYGNMEVEGLGYAPCVTSAQELSASGWNRSYEVVRGIDISRTLYPDHYGLWLNPHAHGGGVGIPWLDLRRIASGLDLLPAGPLRLTEPSIEIPQFYALLTQNAHRTPVVRSLRRAWVQPALGAPYLAIGLDVYDTSPPAVDAVRTMMRQSIPAVPEGLPVSTVAMSDDYDPVAMWLRANARPFYDREAQAAPAPAGGYGYPAQY, via the coding sequence GTGAGTGCGTCGGGCACGGCCGCGGCCGGGCAGCAGGTCGAGCAGTTGCTGCGCCAGGTGACGCCGGGGCGTTACGACGCGTACGAGGCACTGCTGCGCGCACTCGCCGCCGACCAGGTGTGGATGCTGCTCTGGCACGGCCAGGCGGGCTCCCCCGACGCCCAGTACGGGAACATGGAAGTGGAGGGGCTCGGCTACGCACCGTGTGTGACCTCCGCCCAGGAGCTGTCCGCGAGTGGCTGGAACCGCAGCTATGAAGTGGTGCGCGGCATCGACATCTCCCGCACCCTCTACCCCGACCACTACGGCCTCTGGCTCAACCCGCACGCACACGGCGGCGGCGTCGGCATCCCCTGGCTGGACCTGCGCCGCATCGCCTCGGGCCTGGACCTGCTGCCCGCCGGGCCCCTCCGGCTCACCGAGCCGAGCATCGAAATCCCCCAGTTCTACGCTCTGTTGACGCAGAACGCCCACCGCACCCCCGTGGTCCGCTCGCTGCGCCGCGCCTGGGTGCAGCCCGCCCTCGGAGCGCCATATCTGGCCATCGGTCTCGACGTGTACGACACGTCGCCGCCGGCGGTCGACGCGGTGCGCACGATGATGCGCCAGTCCATCCCCGCCGTCCCCGAGGGCCTGCCCGTCTCGACGGTCGCGATGTCCGACGATTACGACCCGGTCGCGATGTGGCTACGAGCCAATGCCAGGCCGTTCTACGACCGCGAGGCCCAGGCGGCCCCGGCGCCCGCCGGCGGATACGGCTACCCCGCCCAGTACTGA
- a CDS encoding enhanced serine sensitivity protein SseB codes for MDFPAQAHAHPYGGWPGNELEEVLAASLGAHESAGARIIEVLGRSHLWIPLPNGGGPDSGTLDLPTLEIEGQAYVPVFTSEQQFRQALGDAADRMGVTVAPAVEFARGLPPQLGIALNPDGTVGVPLPPPAVAELCRTGRTELDGPSTGGRVRLFEPDWQHDPVDFLAAAGREFEAAGIVLTARRCLAAVETDDPTLFVGVELSTWDGNARDLPMEALGRALGQVPVPWPVNLVLLDVAQDPVGDWLRAKVRPFYHRVAA; via the coding sequence ATGGACTTTCCGGCGCAGGCACATGCCCATCCGTACGGCGGATGGCCGGGCAACGAACTGGAGGAGGTCCTCGCGGCCTCACTGGGCGCCCACGAGTCGGCGGGCGCCCGCATCATCGAGGTGCTCGGCCGCAGCCACCTCTGGATACCGCTGCCCAACGGCGGCGGCCCCGACAGCGGCACCCTGGACCTGCCGACCCTGGAGATCGAAGGACAGGCGTACGTCCCCGTCTTCACCTCCGAGCAGCAGTTCCGCCAGGCGCTCGGCGACGCGGCGGACCGGATGGGCGTCACCGTGGCGCCCGCCGTGGAGTTCGCCCGCGGCCTGCCCCCGCAGCTGGGCATCGCGCTGAACCCGGACGGCACCGTCGGCGTCCCGCTGCCGCCGCCGGCCGTCGCCGAGCTCTGCAGGACCGGCCGCACCGAGCTGGACGGCCCGAGCACCGGCGGGCGCGTCCGCCTCTTCGAGCCGGACTGGCAGCACGACCCGGTCGACTTCCTCGCCGCCGCAGGCCGGGAGTTCGAGGCCGCGGGCATCGTGCTGACCGCGCGCCGCTGTCTGGCCGCCGTGGAGACGGACGACCCGACGCTCTTCGTCGGCGTCGAGCTGTCCACCTGGGACGGCAACGCGCGCGACCTCCCCATGGAGGCGCTCGGCCGGGCCCTCGGACAGGTGCCGGTCCCGTGGCCGGTGAACCTGGTGCTGCTCGACGTGGCACAGGACCCGGTCGGCGACTGGCTGAGGGCGAAGGTGCGACCGTTCTACCACCGCGTCGCCGCTTAA
- the gcvT gene encoding glycine cleavage system aminomethyltransferase GcvT, producing the protein MSTAPRLTALDAVHRALGATMTDFAGWDMPLRYASERDEHNAVRTKAGLFDLSHMGEITVGGPEAVDFLNYALVGNIGSIGVGRARYTMIVAEDGGILDDLIVYRLGEPDAPEYMVVANASNAQVVLDALTTRADGFDVEVRDDREAYALLAVQGPESPGILKSLTDADLDGLKYYAGLPGTVAGVSALIARTGYTGEDGFELFVSPGDAEKLWGALMEAGTPVGMVPAGLSCRDTLRLEAGMPLYGHELTAGLTPFDAGLGRVVKFEKTSRSDSFLGRAALAAAAERAETAPPRKLVGLIAEGRRVPRAGFPVVADGKVIGEVTSGAPSPTLGKPIAMAYVDAEHAAPGTEGVGVDIRGTHEPYEVVALPFYKRQK; encoded by the coding sequence ATGAGCACTGCCCCCCGTCTGACCGCCCTCGACGCCGTCCATCGCGCGCTCGGCGCGACCATGACCGACTTCGCGGGCTGGGACATGCCGCTGCGGTACGCCAGCGAGCGCGACGAGCACAACGCCGTGCGCACCAAGGCAGGCCTCTTCGACCTGTCGCACATGGGCGAGATCACCGTCGGCGGCCCCGAGGCCGTGGACTTCCTGAACTACGCGCTGGTCGGCAACATCGGCTCCATCGGCGTCGGCCGCGCCCGCTACACCATGATCGTCGCCGAGGACGGCGGCATCCTGGACGACCTGATCGTCTACCGGCTCGGCGAGCCCGACGCCCCGGAGTACATGGTCGTCGCCAACGCCTCGAACGCGCAGGTCGTCCTGGACGCGCTCACCACCCGCGCCGACGGCTTCGACGTCGAGGTCCGCGACGACCGCGAGGCGTACGCGCTGCTCGCCGTCCAGGGCCCCGAGTCCCCCGGCATCCTGAAGTCCCTCACCGACGCGGACCTGGACGGCCTGAAGTACTACGCGGGCCTGCCCGGCACCGTCGCGGGTGTCTCCGCCCTGATCGCCCGCACGGGCTACACGGGGGAGGACGGTTTCGAGCTGTTCGTCTCCCCCGGTGACGCGGAGAAGCTGTGGGGCGCGCTGATGGAGGCGGGCACGCCGGTCGGCATGGTCCCGGCCGGCCTCTCCTGCCGCGACACGCTGCGCCTGGAGGCGGGCATGCCGCTGTACGGGCACGAGCTGACCGCCGGGCTCACGCCGTTCGACGCGGGCCTCGGCCGGGTCGTGAAGTTCGAGAAGACCAGCCGGTCGGACTCGTTCCTCGGGCGTGCCGCGCTCGCGGCCGCCGCCGAGCGCGCGGAAACCGCCCCGCCGCGCAAGCTGGTCGGCCTGATCGCCGAGGGCCGCCGCGTCCCGCGCGCCGGTTTCCCGGTGGTCGCGGACGGCAAGGTGATCGGCGAGGTCACCTCCGGCGCCCCGTCCCCGACGCTGGGCAAGCCGATCGCGATGGCGTACGTCGACGCGGAGCACGCGGCGCCGGGCACCGAGGGTGTCGGCGTGGACATCCGCGGCACCCACGAGCCGTACGAGGTCGTGGCGCTGCCGTTCTACAAGCGCCAGAAGTGA
- a CDS encoding LacI family DNA-binding transcriptional regulator → MTRRLAQVAKKVGVSEATVSRVLNDKPGVSAATRQSVLTALDVLGYERPTQLRGERARLVGLVLPELQNPIFPAFAEVIGGALAQQGLTPVLCTQTRGGVSEADYVDLLLQQHVSGVVFAGGLFAEADAPHDHYRRLAERDIPVVLINASIEGIDFPCVACDDAVAVEQAWRHLASLGHERIGLVLGPADHVPSRRKLAAARDVAAAAGMELPDAFVERSIFSLEGGQAAAARLMERGVTGIVCGSDPLALGAIRAARRKGLSVPGDVSVVGYDDSAFMTCTEPPLSTVRQPIEAMGRAAVDLLSAQIRGTQPHPGELLFEPELVVRGSTAQLLSTR, encoded by the coding sequence CCACCCGACAGTCCGTGCTGACGGCCCTGGACGTCCTCGGCTACGAGCGGCCGACGCAACTGCGCGGCGAGCGCGCCCGGCTCGTCGGCCTCGTCCTGCCCGAGCTCCAGAACCCGATCTTCCCCGCGTTCGCCGAGGTCATCGGCGGCGCCCTCGCACAGCAGGGCCTCACACCGGTGCTGTGCACGCAGACCAGGGGCGGCGTCTCCGAGGCCGACTACGTGGACCTCCTGCTCCAGCAGCACGTCTCCGGGGTCGTCTTCGCGGGCGGCCTCTTCGCGGAGGCCGACGCGCCGCACGACCACTACCGGCGCCTCGCCGAGCGGGACATCCCGGTCGTCCTGATCAACGCGTCGATCGAAGGCATCGACTTCCCCTGCGTCGCGTGCGACGACGCCGTCGCCGTCGAACAGGCGTGGCGCCACCTCGCCTCGCTCGGTCACGAACGGATCGGCCTCGTCCTCGGTCCGGCCGACCACGTGCCCTCGCGCCGCAAGCTCGCGGCCGCCCGCGACGTCGCCGCGGCCGCGGGCATGGAGCTGCCCGACGCGTTCGTCGAGCGGTCGATCTTCTCCCTGGAGGGCGGCCAGGCGGCCGCCGCGCGCCTCATGGAGCGCGGCGTCACCGGCATCGTCTGCGGCAGCGACCCGCTCGCCCTCGGCGCCATCAGGGCGGCCCGCCGCAAGGGCCTCTCCGTCCCCGGCGACGTCTCCGTCGTCGGCTACGACGACTCGGCGTTCATGACCTGCACCGAGCCGCCCCTTTCGACCGTGCGCCAGCCCATCGAGGCGATGGGCCGCGCGGCGGTCGACCTGCTGTCCGCCCAGATCCGCGGCACCCAGCCGCACCCCGGCGAGCTGCTCTTCGAGCCGGAACTCGTCGTCCGCGGCTCGACGGCTCAGCTCCTCAGCACTCGATGA
- the glyA gene encoding serine hydroxymethyltransferase, whose amino-acid sequence MSLLNTPLHELDPDVAAAVDAEVHRQQSTLEMIASENFAPVAVMEAQGSVLTNKYAEGYPGRRYYGGCEHVDVAEQIAIDRVKDLFGAEYANVQPHSGASANQAALFAIAQPGDTILGLDLAHGGHLTHGMRLNFSGKQFNVVAYHVDEAGLVDMAEVERLAKENNPKVIIAGWSAYPRHLDFAEFRRIADEVGAKLWVDMAHFAGLVAAGLHPNPVPYADVVTSTTHKTLGGPRGGIILARSKEFAKKLNSAVFPGFQGGPLEHVIAAKAVSFKVAASDDFKERQQRTLDGARILAERLVQDDAKAVGVDVLSGGTDVHLVLVDLRNSELDGQQAEDRLHEVGITVNRNAVPNDPRPPMVTSGLRIGTPALATRGFEADDFREVADIIAEALKPDFDAASLKARVTALADKHPLYPGLK is encoded by the coding sequence ATGTCGCTTCTGAACACCCCCCTCCACGAGCTGGACCCGGACGTCGCCGCCGCCGTCGACGCCGAGGTCCACCGCCAGCAGTCGACCCTGGAAATGATCGCCTCGGAGAACTTCGCTCCGGTCGCGGTCATGGAGGCCCAGGGCTCGGTCCTGACCAACAAGTACGCCGAGGGCTACCCCGGCCGCCGCTACTACGGCGGCTGCGAGCACGTCGACGTCGCCGAGCAGATCGCGATCGACCGGGTCAAGGACCTGTTCGGCGCCGAGTACGCGAACGTGCAGCCGCACTCCGGCGCCTCCGCCAACCAGGCCGCCCTCTTCGCGATCGCCCAGCCCGGCGACACGATCCTCGGCCTTGACCTCGCGCACGGCGGCCACCTCACGCACGGCATGCGCCTGAACTTCTCCGGCAAGCAGTTCAACGTGGTCGCCTACCACGTGGACGAGGCCGGTCTGGTCGACATGGCCGAGGTCGAGCGCCTCGCCAAGGAGAACAACCCGAAGGTGATCATCGCGGGCTGGTCGGCCTACCCGCGCCACCTGGACTTCGCCGAGTTCCGCCGGATCGCCGACGAGGTCGGCGCGAAGCTCTGGGTCGACATGGCGCACTTCGCCGGTCTGGTCGCCGCGGGTCTGCACCCGAACCCGGTGCCGTACGCGGACGTGGTCACCTCCACCACGCACAAGACGCTCGGCGGCCCGCGCGGCGGCATCATCCTGGCCCGCAGCAAGGAGTTCGCGAAGAAGCTGAACTCCGCGGTCTTCCCCGGCTTCCAGGGCGGCCCGCTGGAGCACGTCATCGCCGCCAAGGCCGTCTCCTTCAAGGTCGCCGCGTCGGACGACTTCAAGGAGCGCCAGCAGCGCACCCTGGACGGCGCCCGCATCCTGGCCGAGCGCCTGGTGCAGGACGACGCGAAGGCCGTCGGCGTCGACGTCCTCTCCGGCGGCACGGACGTGCACCTGGTCCTGGTGGACCTGCGCAACTCCGAGCTCGACGGCCAGCAGGCCGAGGACCGCCTCCACGAAGTCGGCATCACGGTCAACCGCAACGCGGTCCCGAACGACCCGCGCCCCCCGATGGTCACCTCGGGCCTGCGGATCGGCACCCCGGCGCTCGCCACGCGCGGCTTCGAGGCGGACGACTTCCGCGAGGTCGCCGACATCATCGCCGAGGCCCTGAAGCCGGACTTCGACGCGGCGTCCCTCAAGGCCCGTGTGACCGCTCTGGCCGACAAGCACCCCTTGTACCCCGGCCTGAAGTAG
- the gcvH gene encoding glycine cleavage system protein GcvH gives MSNPQQLRYSKEHEWLSATEDGVATVGITEHAANALGDVVFAQLPEVGDTVTAGESCGELESTKSVSDLYAPVTGEIVAANQDVVEDPSLVNSAPFEGGWLFKVRISGEPDDLMSADEYTAFTAG, from the coding sequence ATGAGCAACCCCCAGCAGCTTCGTTACAGCAAGGAGCACGAGTGGCTCTCGGCCACCGAGGACGGCGTGGCGACCGTCGGCATCACCGAGCACGCGGCCAACGCGCTCGGTGACGTCGTCTTCGCGCAGCTCCCCGAGGTCGGTGACACGGTGACCGCGGGCGAGTCCTGCGGCGAGCTGGAGTCGACCAAGTCGGTCAGCGACCTCTACGCCCCGGTGACCGGCGAGATCGTCGCCGCCAACCAGGACGTCGTGGAGGACCCGTCGCTGGTCAACTCCGCCCCGTTCGAGGGCGGTTGGCTGTTCAAGGTTCGTATCTCGGGCGAGCCGGACGACCTGATGTCCGCCGACGAGTACACCGCATTCACCGCCGGCTGA
- a CDS encoding ABC transporter substrate-binding protein codes for MPTGSTKRRLTSGAALVVAALVTTTACGGGDGGDSDSKGAGYNAALNKIANPSKKKGGTLKMVGKQDLDSADPQRAYYGMTWDFMRFYTRQLVTYDTKPGKAGTKLVPDLATSTAKISDDGKTYTYKLRDGLTWEDGSKLTAKDVKYGIERAWATDTITGGPGYIRQTLDPKTKYKGPYKDKGGLDAIETPDDQTIIFKLPKRNGDFEQFLAMPTGSPVKEAKDTKAKYTQRPFSSGPYKFETYKSNKKIVLVRNDKWKKSSDPIRAALPDKIDVTISANQEENDKKLMEGDFDLDINGTGMTQSGRVSAVTDHRGNVDNMHTSFVRYVALVHNAKPFDNEHCRKAVFYATDFASIQQTRGGKVAAGDIANSTFPVAIPGYSKYDPYGVLERKGKPDVAKAKDELKKCDKPSGFTTKLTARSNNPGEVDAAEALQQSLDKVGIKVQVDALDGADTSSITGSPSVVKKRGYGMTMSGWGPDFPSGQGYAQPLFDSRFLNPTGNYNESQIKDKKVDALFDKAIAETDPAAAGEIYKELDKKILDQADWMPFLYEKNITWRGSRLTNAYMSDGYNGRYDYASLGVVK; via the coding sequence ATGCCCACAGGTTCCACGAAACGACGGCTCACCAGCGGTGCGGCCCTCGTCGTCGCGGCGCTGGTGACCACCACGGCGTGCGGCGGCGGTGACGGTGGCGACAGCGACTCGAAGGGTGCCGGCTACAACGCGGCGCTGAACAAGATCGCCAACCCTTCCAAGAAGAAGGGAGGCACGCTGAAGATGGTCGGCAAGCAGGACCTGGACTCCGCCGACCCGCAGCGCGCCTACTACGGCATGACGTGGGACTTCATGCGCTTCTACACCCGGCAGCTGGTGACCTACGACACCAAGCCGGGCAAGGCGGGCACGAAGCTGGTCCCGGACCTCGCCACCTCCACGGCGAAGATCTCCGACGACGGCAAGACGTACACGTACAAGCTGCGTGACGGTCTCACCTGGGAGGACGGCTCCAAGCTGACCGCCAAGGACGTCAAGTACGGCATCGAGCGCGCCTGGGCGACGGACACCATCACCGGTGGCCCCGGCTACATCCGCCAGACGCTCGACCCCAAGACGAAGTACAAGGGTCCCTACAAGGACAAGGGCGGCCTCGACGCGATCGAGACCCCCGACGACCAGACGATCATCTTCAAGCTGCCCAAGCGCAACGGTGACTTCGAGCAGTTCCTGGCCATGCCCACCGGTTCGCCGGTCAAGGAGGCCAAGGACACGAAGGCCAAGTACACGCAGCGGCCGTTCTCCTCGGGCCCGTACAAGTTCGAGACGTACAAGTCGAACAAGAAGATCGTTCTGGTCCGCAACGACAAGTGGAAGAAGTCCTCGGACCCGATCCGCGCCGCGCTGCCCGACAAGATCGACGTGACGATCTCCGCCAACCAGGAGGAGAACGACAAGAAGCTGATGGAGGGGGACTTCGACCTCGACATCAACGGCACGGGCATGACCCAGTCCGGCCGCGTCAGCGCCGTCACGGACCACCGCGGCAACGTCGACAACATGCACACGTCCTTCGTGCGCTACGTCGCGCTCGTCCACAACGCCAAGCCGTTCGACAACGAGCACTGCCGCAAGGCCGTGTTCTACGCGACCGACTTCGCGAGCATCCAGCAGACCCGCGGCGGCAAGGTCGCGGCCGGCGACATCGCCAACAGCACCTTCCCGGTGGCGATCCCCGGCTACAGCAAGTACGACCCGTACGGCGTGCTGGAGCGCAAGGGCAAGCCCGACGTCGCCAAGGCCAAGGACGAGCTGAAGAAGTGCGACAAGCCGTCCGGCTTCACCACCAAGCTCACCGCCCGCAGCAACAACCCGGGTGAGGTCGACGCCGCCGAGGCGCTGCAGCAGTCGCTCGACAAGGTCGGCATCAAGGTCCAGGTCGACGCCCTCGACGGCGCCGACACCTCCAGCATCACCGGCTCGCCCTCCGTCGTGAAGAAGCGCGGCTACGGCATGACGATGAGCGGCTGGGGCCCGGACTTCCCGTCCGGCCAGGGCTACGCGCAGCCGCTGTTCGACAGCCGCTTCCTGAACCCGACCGGTAACTACAACGAGTCGCAGATCAAGGACAAGAAGGTCGACGCGCTCTTCGACAAGGCGATCGCGGAGACCGACCCGGCCGCGGCGGGCGAGATCTACAAGGAACTCGACAAGAAGATCCTCGACCAGGCCGACTGGATGCCCTTCCTGTACGAGAAGAACATCACCTGGCGCGGGTCGCGGCTGACCAACGCCTACATGTCCGACGGTTACAACGGCCGTTACGACTACGCCTCGCTCGGCGTCGTCAAGTAA
- a CDS encoding AAA family ATPase produces the protein MQYVTAMGRPITVRSRTSLYATSTGVGLPKALSKALPEQTCAPAAESCGPLPVAVVRDLRQRAGHSPRRLTFGEGDLVVVSGLPGGGKSTLMRQAVTGPRIDSQDTRDRWARRMPRLLPYAAYRPLVRLAHYATLRRILRSGASAVVHDCGTQAWVRRWLARETARRGTALHLLMLDVPVDTALRGQHERGRGVSRYAFARHRRTVGRLVAATERGDLPRGCRSAVLLDRAAAQALRVIAFDR, from the coding sequence ATGCAGTACGTGACCGCTATGGGGAGGCCGATCACGGTGCGCAGCAGGACGAGTCTCTACGCCACTTCCACGGGGGTGGGACTGCCCAAAGCGCTGTCCAAGGCGCTGCCCGAACAGACCTGCGCCCCGGCCGCGGAGAGCTGCGGTCCGCTCCCCGTCGCCGTCGTCCGCGACCTGCGGCAGCGGGCCGGCCACAGCCCGCGCCGCCTCACGTTCGGCGAGGGCGACCTGGTCGTCGTCTCCGGGCTGCCCGGCGGCGGAAAATCGACCCTGATGCGGCAGGCCGTCACCGGCCCCCGCATCGACTCCCAGGACACCCGCGACCGCTGGGCCCGCCGCATGCCGCGGCTGCTGCCGTACGCGGCGTACCGCCCCCTGGTCCGCCTCGCGCACTACGCGACGTTGCGCCGCATCCTGCGCTCCGGGGCGAGCGCAGTCGTGCACGACTGCGGCACCCAGGCCTGGGTGCGCCGCTGGCTCGCCCGCGAGACCGCCCGCCGCGGCACGGCCCTGCACCTCCTGATGCTCGACGTCCCCGTGGACACCGCGCTGCGGGGCCAGCACGAGCGGGGCCGCGGCGTCTCCCGGTACGCGTTCGCACGCCACCGCAGGACGGTCGGCCGGCTCGTCGCCGCCACCGAGCGCGGTGACCTGCCGCGCGGCTGCCGCTCCGCGGTGCTCCTCGACCGCGCGGCCGCGCAGGCCCTGCGGGTGATCGCCTTCGACCGGTGA
- a CDS encoding ABC transporter permease, whose product MTAPLHDTPADADPTQDVAPAVDAGVKRVEGRSLKQIAWNRLKRDKVALAGGITVLLLVLVAIFAPLIVNLLGHDPNEFHQEELDELTGLPKGALGGVSGDFLFGVEPNKGRDVFSRIVFGARISLLVAFLAAIVAVALGTLFGIIAGYFGGWVDALISRVMDVLLSFPQLLFIISLVSVLPDDLLGLQGTSVRVAILVMVIGFFGWPYVGRIVRGQTLSLREREYVEAARSLGGGKRHILFRELLPNLVAPITVYATLMIPTNILTEAALSFLGAGVKPPTASWGGMLRDALKTYEHDPMFMVFPGVTIFITVLAFNLFGDGLRDALDPKGTR is encoded by the coding sequence ATGACGGCACCATTGCATGACACACCTGCGGACGCGGACCCGACCCAGGACGTCGCCCCCGCAGTTGATGCAGGGGTGAAAAGGGTCGAGGGCCGGTCCCTCAAGCAGATCGCCTGGAACCGCCTGAAGCGGGACAAGGTCGCCCTGGCCGGCGGCATCACCGTGCTGCTCCTGGTGCTTGTCGCCATCTTCGCGCCCCTGATCGTGAACCTGCTGGGCCACGACCCCAACGAATTCCACCAGGAGGAGCTCGACGAGCTGACCGGCCTCCCCAAGGGTGCACTCGGCGGCGTCAGCGGCGACTTCCTCTTCGGAGTCGAGCCCAACAAGGGCCGCGACGTCTTCAGCCGCATCGTCTTCGGCGCGCGGATCTCGCTCCTGGTCGCGTTCCTCGCGGCCATCGTGGCCGTGGCGCTCGGCACCCTCTTCGGGATCATCGCCGGTTACTTCGGCGGCTGGGTCGACGCCCTGATCAGCCGCGTGATGGACGTGCTGCTCTCGTTCCCGCAGCTGCTCTTCATCATCTCGCTGGTCTCCGTACTCCCCGACGACCTGCTCGGCCTCCAGGGCACCAGCGTGCGCGTCGCGATCCTCGTCATGGTCATCGGCTTCTTCGGCTGGCCGTATGTCGGCCGCATCGTCCGCGGCCAGACGCTCTCGCTCCGTGAGCGCGAGTACGTGGAAGCGGCCCGCAGTCTCGGCGGCGGCAAGCGCCACATCCTGTTCCGTGAACTGCTGCCCAACCTGGTCGCCCCCATCACCGTCTACGCGACGCTGATGATCCCGACCAACATCCTCACGGAGGCGGCCCTCAGCTTCCTCGGCGCCGGCGTCAAGCCGCCGACGGCCTCGTGGGGCGGCATGCTGCGTGACGCACTCAAGACGTACGAGCACGACCCGATGTTCATGGTCTTCCCGGGCGTCACGATCTTCATCACCGTCCTGGCCTTCAACCTCTTCGGCGACGGGCTGCGTGATGCGCTCGACCCGAAGGGGACGCGCTAG
- a CDS encoding L-serine ammonia-lyase, producing MAISVFDLFSIGIGPSSSHTVGPMRAARMFASRLKNEGLMAHTTAIRAELYGSLGATGHGHGTPKAVLLGLEGESPRTVNVEGADDRVEEIKSGGRINLLGMHEIDFDFDEDLILHRRKALPYHANGMTIFAYDREGGLVLEKTYYSVGGGFVVDEDAVAGENPIVPDDTVLRHPFRTGDELLRLTEETGLSISALMLENEKAWRTEDEIRAGLLDIWGVMQSCVSRGMSREGILPGGLKVRRRAANSARQLRAEGDPQARAMEWITLYAMAVNEENAAGGRVVTAPTNGAAGIIPAVLHYYMNFVPGADEDGVVRFLLAAGAIGMLFKENASISGAEVGCQGEVGSACSMAAGALAEVMGGSPSKVENAAEIGMEHNLGLTCDPVGGLVQIPCIERNGMAAVKAVTAAKMAMRGDGSHKVSLDKVIKTMKETGADMSVKYKETARGGLAVNIIEC from the coding sequence GTGGCCATCTCGGTCTTCGACCTGTTCTCGATCGGCATCGGCCCGTCCAGCTCCCACACGGTCGGTCCCATGCGCGCGGCCCGCATGTTCGCGAGCCGCCTCAAGAACGAGGGCCTGATGGCCCACACGACGGCGATACGGGCGGAGCTGTACGGCTCGCTCGGCGCGACCGGCCACGGCCACGGCACGCCGAAGGCCGTCCTGCTCGGCCTGGAGGGCGAGTCGCCCCGCACGGTGAACGTGGAGGGCGCCGACGACCGCGTCGAGGAGATCAAGAGCGGCGGCCGCATCAACCTGCTCGGCATGCACGAGATCGACTTCGATTTCGACGAGGACCTGATCCTGCACCGCCGCAAGGCCCTGCCGTACCACGCCAACGGCATGACGATCTTCGCGTACGACCGCGAGGGCGGCCTCGTCCTGGAGAAGACGTACTACTCCGTAGGCGGCGGTTTCGTCGTGGACGAGGACGCCGTGGCGGGCGAGAACCCGATCGTGCCGGACGACACCGTCCTGCGGCACCCCTTCCGCACCGGCGACGAGCTGCTCCGCCTCACGGAGGAGACGGGCCTGTCCATCTCCGCGCTGATGCTGGAGAACGAGAAGGCGTGGCGCACCGAGGACGAGATCCGCGCGGGTCTGCTCGACATCTGGGGCGTCATGCAGTCCTGCGTGTCGCGCGGCATGTCCCGCGAGGGCATCCTGCCGGGCGGCCTCAAGGTGCGCCGCCGCGCCGCGAACTCGGCCAGGCAGCTGCGCGCCGAGGGCGACCCGCAGGCCCGCGCCATGGAGTGGATCACGCTCTACGCGATGGCGGTGAACGAGGAGAACGCCGCGGGCGGCCGCGTGGTCACCGCGCCCACGAACGGCGCGGCGGGCATCATCCCCGCCGTCCTGCACTACTACATGAACTTCGTGCCCGGCGCCGACGAGGACGGCGTGGTCCGCTTCCTGCTGGCGGCCGGCGCGATCGGCATGCTCTTCAAGGAGAACGCCTCGATCTCCGGCGCCGAGGTCGGCTGCCAGGGCGAGGTCGGCTCCGCCTGCTCGATGGCGGCGGGCGCGCTCGCCGAGGTCATGGGCGGCTCCCCCTCCAAGGTCGAGAACGCCGCCGAGATCGGCATGGAGCACAACCTGGGCCTGACCTGCGACCCGGTCGGCGGCCTCGTTCAGATCCCGTGCATCGAGCGCAACGGCATGGCGGCGGTCAAGGCCGTCACCGCCGCGAAGATGGCGATGCGCGGCGACGGCTCCCACAAGGTGTCCCTCGACAAGGTCATCAAGACGATGAAGGAGACGGGCGCCGACATGAGCGTCAAGTACAAGGAGACCGCGCGGGGCGGTCTCGCGGTGAACATCATCGAGTGCTGA